The DNA segment CCTTTGCTGATCCCGCCCTTTGCCATCGCCTTCGGCTGGAAGGCGGCCTTCATCGTGACCGGAAGTCTCGGCTTCATCTGGCTGGCATTCTGGTGGCCGACCATGCGCGGTATCAAGCCGCTCCATCACGTAGCCGAGCGCGCTCCCGTCAGGTGGGGGGAGATGCTGAGTGACCGCAGAACCTGGGCAGTGGCCGGCGCCAAGGCCTTCACAGACTGTGTCTGGTGGTTCGTGCTGTTCTGGATGCCCGACTTCTTCAACCGGGCCTTCGGGATGGACCAGGCCGACCTCGGCTGGCCCATCGCGATCATCTTTCTACTTGCGGCACTTGGCGCGATCACGTCCGGTGGACTCTATCCGATCCTTCTTGGCCGCGGTTATTCGGTCAATCGCGCCCGCAAGATGTCGATGCTGTTCTTTGCAGTGACCGTGCTGATCATGCTGTTCGCCCTGCAGACCGACAATCCCTGGCTCGCTGCCGTGTTCATCGGTTTCGGCCTGTTCGCGCACCAGGGATTTTCGACGAACATCTTTGGCATGGCTGCCGACATTGTGCCCTCGGCACGCATGGCAAGCGTCATTGCCGTGGGCGCGGTGGCAGGCAACCTTTCAGGAACGGCGATGATCGAGTTCGCCGGCTGGTCGCTGGATAGCGGCCTGGGTTACGGGCCGATCTTCGCTATCTGCAGCGTGGCGTACTTGTGCGCCCTGGCCTTCATTCATCTGATCGTGCCGGATCTCCAGTTGGAGGATTGAGCAGGCCAGCGCCCTGAATCTCCCTTCTTCGGGGGAGAGTCAGGCCGCGGCCCTCACGCCATTGCGGCCGAAGCGCTTCACTTCGTGCAGCGCGATATCCGCATTGTGGAAGACCCGGTCCGGCAAGTCAGCCGCGTGAAACTCGGCTATGCCGCAGCTGACTGTCGCCAGGATGTGTACGGAATCCTGGCTGAAGGCGGGCGCTTGCCTGACATGCTCGACCATGCGCTGGCACGCGTTCTGCGCGGTCGCCACGTCGCAGTGCAGGAGAATGGCGAACTCGTCGCCGCCGATGCGTGCGACGATATCGTCCCCGCGCATGCTCGTCTTGATGCGCTGCGAGATTTCTCGCAGGACGATGTCGCCTACGCTGTGTCCATGCGATTCGTTGATGGCCCTCAGTGAATCGACATCGACGATCGCAAGAGAGACCGGGCCGGTTGCGCAGTTGGCAACAGCTTCCAGTTCCACGCGCAAGGCCTGACGATTGGGCAGTCCGGTAAGATCGTCCTTGAAGGCTTTCGATGCGAGGGAAACGTCGCTGTCCTTGCGCACCGTCACATCGCGCAAGGTAATGACGGTTCCGCTGACTGCGCTGCCGGGCCGGAGCAGGCCTATGGATCCTTCAAGGACAAGCTCGGGCCGCATCATCGGCGTAAACTCGAAAGTGCTGGGTGGGGCGCAGTCGCCCCTGCTCGCTGCGCGCAGTTTCAGCGCGAGATCCTTGGCCTGGGGCGAAACGACGTCCATCGACCGGCCAATGACCTGATCAGGGTCAACCCCAAGATATTTCCTGAGCGAGCCCTGGGCCCACTTGCATATGCCGTCCCCGTCGAAGGCGAGGACTCCGCCCGGCGCATGAACCATCATCAGCCGCAGAGCTTCGTCGCGCTCGACCAGGCCTTGCGAGGCGGTCTTGCGCGCTGACACGATCGTAGCCACCGGCAGGGATGTGGCAAGCAGCATGACGAGGTAGAACTGGAAATAGAATTCCTGCGCTTCCTTGCCGTAAGGCATGATCGTGATCGGGCCGATGCCGCGTACGGTCGCGGTGGCGCCGATGATGGCAATGACGATCACTCCGGCCATTACCGATGGGTTGCCGAGACGGAAGGCGAGGATCAGCAGCGACGATGTCAGCAGGAACAGCAATGGCATGTTGCCCTGCGTAAAGACGAAGAGCGCCAGCAGGGCGTGAGCTCCAAGCAGTCCCAGGGCTTCGATCTTCTCGGCCGGGCCGCGCGATCGAATGCTGTGCCAGTAGCTGCCGTCGAACAGGGCGGTGAGGAACGGCGTCAGGACGATGTAGCCGAGCGCATTGCTCAGGAACCAGCGCATGAAGGAGGGACCGAACGCTTCGCCATAATTGATCGCCGTGAGCAGCGTTCCTGCGCAGGCGCCCACGAGCGGCGCAATCAGGCCGCAGCATACGACGAAGCCCAGCACCGTGCGGGCGTTTCCAAGAAGCGCACCGCCCTTGCCGATTTTCAGCAACAACCGGCAAGCAAGCCAAGTCTGGCCCATGTTGATGGCGCCGTACAGAAGCAGCCCCGGCGTCCATTCACGCGTGAGCACATTCGCGATCAGGTTGCCGCACCAACCGGCGATCAGGATATAGGGCCAGTGACGAGCGGGATGCTTGAGGAGAAGCGCAAGAATGACCGCGTCTGCAGGCCACATGGTCGCATGGGCGTGAAGATCCGAAGTGACGTAGATCGTCGTCCACGCGAGCAGGGCATAAGCAAGCGCAGCAACAAGAGCGCTGTCGACACAGCACTGCCAGTCCTTTTTTCCTTCACATAGATTTGCGACCATTGTCGCCGGATCTAGCAAGATTCGTTAAAGGATTTTTTAGTGTCGGCTAAGTAGTCGGGCATTGCACTCAAGATGCTCATATAATGGAAGAAATATCCCATTGGACGCATGACCTCAGGTGCCGGAGATGCGAACTTGAGCCCAAGGTTACCGCCGGTCAGGCAATCCGTACCAGACCGGCGCGCATTCAGTAGTCGTAGCCCACCTTGATTCCGAAGAACTGTGGCTTGGTGGGATAGGCCATTGCGTATTCGCCACAGAGCTGCGGCGCGCAGACCGTGTTGAGCGACAGAATGCCGTGGCTGGAGAAGGCATTCTGGATGAAGCCTTCCACGCGATACCGGTCCCAGTTCATCCCGATCGAGAAATCTGCGGTTGTGAAGCCTTTCGTCGGGCCCACTGCGGCAAAATCGCTGTCGGTCAGGAAAGACCGAGTCCCGCCCTGGTGACTGACGGTCGCCTGAATGAATGCCGTCCCCGCACCGACGGGGGCTTCATACCGCGCAGTCGCGTTACCCTTGAACTTGGGCATGATCGGCAGGCGGGTGCCCGAAGGCGTGGATTCGCCGAGTGAGCAGTCTGGATTGTTGGTCGCGTCTAGATAGCAGAAGCCACGTGAAAGTTGTGCATCGACATAAGTGGCCCCGGTGGAGAGCGAAAGGCCGCCGAAGCGAACCGAGAGATCGCCCTCTATGCCGTAAATGCGCGCATCGCCGGCATTGTAGGTGTTGGTGACGCCGTTTTGACCGAACGGGACCAGGCCGAACTGCAGGTTCTTCCATTTCTCGTAGAAGACCGCGCCATTGAACACCGCAGGACCGAAGCGGGTTTTCCATCCGATCTCGTAATTGTCGAGGGTGTCGGACTTGAAAGGCCGGACTCCGGGCCTGCGGTTGTTGCCACCCGGGCGATAACCGCGCGAAACCGTGCCGTAGAGCATGATGTCCGGCGTCGCCTGCCATTTGATGCCCCCCTTCCAGATGACACCGGACTCGTCGATCTTCTTGTCGACGCTCTGGCAGGGCACATCGGGTATGTCGGTCGGGAAGCAGATCGACGGATCCACGCTGCTGCCGAAATTCAGGCCCGAGAAACCGAAGATCGTATTCTTGGCCATGAAGCCGCGAATGCCGCCAATGACCGTGACCGAGGGGACGATATCGTACTCCGCCTGGGCGAACATCGCATAATCGCGGTCCTTGCGGTTGATGCGGGTGCGAAAGGCCGTGTCGGAATTGGGGAATGGCACAACCCAGTAGGGATCTACCGCCGTGCCCAGACCCTGGATATCGTAGTCGGCAAAGACCTTGTCGGTCTGGATCTGCAGGAACATTCCGGCCGTCAGCCGGAAGGGCTTGTCCGATGGTGAACTGACCCGCAGCTCCTGCGTGAACTTGGTGTACTTGTCCTTCAGGATGGCGTTCTGGGTCGGGTCGAGGAACTGTCCATCGGGCCCGATGAACTTGGTTGCATCGCTGAAATAGGTGACGCCGTCATACTCGTACGTGTAGCTATCGTAAGCCACACTGTAATAGGAATAATCGGGCCGATTATCGACGGTACGCTCGAAATAGCCGCCGACATAGGTGATGTCCCAGTCGGAAAGCTTCCCCTGGACAGTAAGCGCCGCCTGCCACCATTCGTCCTTGTTGTAGCCGGGCAGATAGGAGGTGACCGTCAGGTAAGGCTTGGCTGACACTGCCGGGCGGTTGGCGTTGGCCTGTACATCGCGAACCGGCCCCCACAGGAAACTGCCGTGGGCTACCTGGTGCTGGTACATGAAGGAAGGTGTAACCGTCCAGGAATCGTCGAGTTCGATACCGAGCGCAGCGCGGCCGCCGGCAGTTTCGACATCGTTGAAGTCATCCTCCACCAGCGCATCGTTGGTGACGGTGACACTGGTCGTCGGGTCATTGTCGTCCAGATAGAATGTGCGCGTACCGGGCTTGTTGTCGATGTAGCCGCCCTGTTTTTCGTAGAAGGCGCTGACACGCAGGGCCATCATGTCGTTGAGCGGCAGGTTGACGTAGCCTTCGACCGAGCCGCCGAAATCGCCTTTGCCCCATTTGTTGGCCTGGAGGTCGATCGAGCCGGACGTCTTGCCCGGATCGGGTTTGTTGGTAATGATCCGAAGCACGCCTGAAAGCGAGGAAGCCCCGAAAAGCGTGCCCTGCGGCCCGGCGAGAGCCTCGATCCGGGCAACGTCATAGACATGGAAGTCTACCGTTCCCCCGATTGTCGTGACCGGAACGTCGTCAATATACATCGAGCTGGTCGGCAGGGGGCCGATATGCAGGCCGTCACCGCCCGAAGATACGCCGCGGAAGAAAATCTGCGACTGGCTAGGCCCGAACGACTGGAAACTCACGCTAGGCAGGATCTTCGCGTAATCGTCGAACGAGGCGACATTCGCGTTCTCCAGGCTTTCCGAACCCAGGACATTGATGCTCAGCGGAACTTTCTGGAGGCTTTCTTCCCTGCGCTGCGCCGTGACGATGATTTCACCGCTGTATTCATCGCCAGCCTGCTGGGCATGTGCGGCGACGGGCGCGATGAGAGAGGTCGTTGAAAGCAGAGTAAAGGCAAGCCGGCCCTTGCGGATTCCTCGAAGCATGCGGAAACCCCCTGAGTTGTTGCGGCATGATTTGTCATGCGCGACTATTCGCAAAGCGAATTTTTGCAGTGCGTTACCTCTTGTGTTGCTTTTTGAACTTGGCGTGTCCCTCGCGCCACAGTTCCGACGCTATCTTTTCAGACCCGGTAGTCCTCGAGAATGGGGCCCAAGGCATCACGTAGCGGATGCAGGCCCGTCTCGACGGCACGCCACAAGCCGGCCCCGTCGCGATTGATGGGGCGGCGAACCTGCTCGGAACTTGCGGTGCGCACGGCACGGTCGTTTTCGAAAAAGCGCAGGCAGGCTTCTTCGAAGGGCAGATTCAGCGCGTCGAGCAGGCTGCGGGTCGCTTCCTCCGGGTCGTCCAGCAGGTCCTCGTGGATGACGCGTACGATACGACCGGGCATTACGGCATCGAAATGACGCATCAACCGGACGTAATCGGCGTAGTAGTGGCCGATGTCTGCAAGGTCGTAAGAGAAGGCCTGGCCGCTGGCGTAGTGCTGACGAAAGTTCGAATAACCGCAGTCCAGCGGATGACGCCGGGCATCGACTATACGCGCATTGGGCAGGATGAGGTGGATCAGTCCGGCGTGGAGCCAGTTGTTCGGTGTCTTGTCGATGAACAGCGCCTTGCCTTCGCGGCGATGGATTTGCGTGCGCTCGAGATAGGTTTCGCCCAGTTCGCGCAGCCGGTCGGGGGTGAGCGCAGCAATGACTTGCGGATAGCTTCCCTCCTTCCCCAGCTGCGATACCAGAGAGAGAATGTCCGGCAGTTCCATCGTGCCTTCGACCATGGAGTGGCTGGATAGGATCTGTTCGATCAGCGTTGAACCGGCGCGGGGCATGCCCAGGACGAATACCGGATCGGGTTGATGGCAACCCTGTCCTTCTCGCGCGGCGAGGAACGGGCTATCGAAAAGGGCTATGGTGCGATCCACCGCGCTCGAAGTGCGCTGGGCGCGATAGGGAAGCTGCTCGCGGCGCAGGGCATTGGCCTTCAGGTAATGTTCGAAGCCTTGTTCCGGCCGGCCGCCGTCCTCAAGCGCCTTGGCGAGAGCGAAATGGAGATGATAGCGATCCTCCGTGCTGGCTGAAGGCTCGGCAAGAGCACCCTGGATCGAGGGGATGTCAGCCTCTTCCAGGCGCACCGTCTTGAGATTGGCGATCGACCACCAGGCTTCGCCATAGGCCGGGCGCAGTTCCAGCGCGCGTCGATAGGCGGCCACAGCGTCGGCCTGACGACCCACGGTCTTGAGCGCGTGGCCATAGCTTGTCCAGATCCGCGGCTGACGTTCGCTGCCGGCGCGTGCCAGAACGCTTTCGTATAGGCTGATCGCTTCGGCGAATTCACCAAGCCGTGCAACCACGGCTGCACGCAGGACGCCGTTGCCCGGACCGTCATCGGTCAGGCGGTCCAGTTCGGCAAGGGCCTCGACTGTCTTGTTCTGGCGATAAAGGGCCATAGCCAGATTGGTGCGAGCAGCAACGAAGGCTGGGGCGAGCTCAAGCGCCCGGCGCAAAAGCCTTTCCGCATCCTGATAGCGGCCGATCCGACCGGCAACTTCAGCCAGCATCCGGATCGCGGCGACGTCGAACGGGTTTTCCCGCAGGCGGCCCCGGAGAAGAGGTTCGGCCTGCTCAAGCCTGTTGTGAACCATCGCATGGCCGGCCTGAATCAGGGCCGGGTCAAGCGTGGAGGCATCGATTGCAGCAAGCTCTTCGGCGCTGGCGCGCTCCTCACTGCCCAGGGCGCGCAAGGCGCGGGCGGCGAGGCGATGGGCTTCCGCGTCATCCGAATTTCGGGCCAGTAATTGCTCGCAGTTACGAAGAGCCGCGCGTGGATCCTCAGCCAATTCCCTGCGTATGGCGGAATAAGTCGCTGGCGTCATGCGCGGATCGACACCTCGTCGCGGTTGATTTCGGTTCCGGTCATACAGGACAAGATTTGCAACTGGCAATGACTTGCGCAAGTTCGATGACCTGCAAGCCCGGAAAGTCAGTCCCGAGTTGGCAAGATCGCATTCGGCTCGCGGCGCAGGATATCGCGAGGAAATCAGTCGGCGCAAAGAAAATGCCCCCTCGCCGCTGCGCGAGGGGGCACCGGGGGAGAACCGGCAGGTTGGGTTACATGCGCGCTCGCAGGCTGACGCCGAAATAGCGGTCAGCATCGCGCGGGATCTGCAGGCGCTGACCATCGGAAACGTTCAGCAGGACGTAGCTTTCATCCGTGATATTGCGGAGGTAGAACGTCAGGCGGTACTTGTCATCGGCATCGGACAGGCCGAGCGAGGCATTCCACTGACCGTAGGCGTCAATCGGTCCGGATTCGCCGAGGTCCGAATACTGCTTCGAGACATGGCGATAGTCGGTATTCAAGTAGACGACCATGTTGCCGACGGGACGCTCGTAATCCGCACCCAGGGTATAGGTGAACTTGGGCGCCAGCGGCAGCCGCGTGCCGTCGCGCGCGTCGGGGGCATTGGTCAGCGGGTTCGGGTTGAAGCGCTTGACCTTGGCATCGGCATAGGCGGCGCTGGCGCGCAGCGTCAGGCCGGTGACAGGAACGGCCGTGAAGTCTGCCTCGAAGCCCTGGCTCTTGACTGTGCCGGCATTGGTCAGGTTGGTGACCACTGCGCCGTTCAGCAGCACGAAGTTGTTGGCCTGGAAGCCGTCGTACTGAACGGTGAACCCGGCAAGGTTGAGCTGGACCTTGTTGTTCAGGAATTGCGACTTGAGACCGACCTCGAAGGCATCGGAAGTCTCTTCGTCGATCGGCACGGCATTGGTCGGTGCGGTGTGGTTGAAGAAGACGTTGAAGGCCGGGCCCTTGTAGCCGCGCGTGTAGCTGCCGTAGAGCATGATGTCGCGGCTCGGGGTGAACTGCACGACGGCCTTGCCGGAGAGGTTGCTGTTGGAGCTCGATCCGCTGGAGACGTTGGTGCCGTTACCGCCGCTTGCAATCGTGCCGCCTGCCGGGTTGCCCGAAACGCCGGGTCCGGTTGCCGGAAGGCCCGTCGTCGCGTTCACGCCGGGTGCGCGAATATGGGTGAAGCTGAGCTCGTCCCAAGTGTAGCGCAGGCCGCCGGTAATCGCGAACATGTCACTCAGGCGATAGGTTGCCTGCCCGAATACGGCATAGTTCGACGAGTTGACGTCGCTGGCTGAACTTGCGGTCGGGAAGAGGGTATTGACGGTGTCGTCGAGGTTGCACGGCTGCCCGCCGGTGATGGGATCGACCGGCAAGGTCGAACTGGCGCACGTGATGTCGCGGCGGGTGAAATCCTGCTTGTTGTCTGAATGCCAGAGGAAACCACCGACCTGGTAGTAGAACGGGCGCGACTGGTCCGAAGCGATGCGCGCCTCGAAGGACATCTGCTGGGTCTTGACCACGCCATTGTCGTGAAGCTGGGCAGTGCCGACGATGGCGCGGGGCAGGAAGTCGCCCTCGCGGATCTCCTCGTTCCACCAGTTGCGGTAGCCGGTCACGAAGCTCAGCGTATGCGTATCGGACAGATCGATGTCACCCGATGCGGTGAAGCTGTACTGCTTGTCACGCGTGCGGGTTACCAGATTGTGGTTTACGTAGCGCTGGTCTTCGCCCAGTGCGACACCGCCGGGCAGGCCCAGTTCTGCGTCGAGCACCGGACCGCGGCTGGCGCCGGTTACGTCGGCGCAGCAGTCATCGTCGGCATGGAAGTAGTCGGCAATGAAGCGCAGGCGGGCAATCGAACCGGAATAGTCGACGATGCCGCGAGCGCCCCAGTGCTCGTACCCGTTTACCTTCTTGTTCTTGCCGCCGTAGACATTGGTGATGTTGCCGTCGTAGGTGCCATAGAATCCGGTGACGCGTGCGCTCCAGTCCTGGCCGAGCGGACCGGAAACGGACGAGCGCAGGCGGTATTCGTCGCCTTCGTACCATTCGGCCTTGGCTTCGGCCTGGAGCGTGTCGGTACCGCCCTTGGAGACGATGTTGACGAGGCCGGCCGACGCATTCTTGCCGAACAGCGTGCCTTGCGGGCCGCGAAGGACTTCGAGGCGGTCGGCATCGACGAGGTCCATGAAGGCCTGGCCCGAACGGCTCAGGACCACGCCGTCGACGACGGTGGAGACACTCGGTTCTGCGGCGATGGAGAAGGTGATCGTGCCGACACCGCGCATGACGATGGCGCTGTTGGCGCTCGTCGTACCCTTGCGGAAAGTGACAGAGGGAACGATTCGCGTAATGTTTTCAAGGCTGGTGGCCCCGGTCTGCTCGAGCCGGTCGCCCGATACCGCGGAAATGGCAATGGGAACGGACTGCGCGTTCTCCTTCACCTTCTGCGCCGTGACGATGATTTCCTCGACTTCCTGTGCAGAGGCAAGAGCGGGTGAAAGCAGCGCCATCGCGCTTGTGGAAGCGGCCAGCGCCCACGCGAACTTGTGCCTGGAAACGTTCATAGTAACTCCCCTCCCAATACGGGCTCGACTTGGTTTTCATTCGCTTCCGTGCTCCCTTGCGGAGCCTGTCGGAAACGGGCCTTCATTGATGCTTGCATTGCCAGCGTGTCCTCGGTATGTCAAGCGGTGTCATACGCAAATGCAGAAGCACACAAAGTGCCGCATTGGGCAGGGCGACATTAGAGAGGAAATGCATTGGAAGTGCGTATTCTGGACGCTGGAGACGGTTTCGACCTCGAGTATCGGGGGCGCGTGGTCCTGCGTCACAGAGAATCATGTCCAGCGTTGGACATTGCGCGCGGCAAGTCCTGTGTGGAGATGTATCGAGGCAACTTCTCGATTTCCGACGAGCCATCGGGTCGCATAATTCCTGCAAAGTGGCGCAGGGCCGATGGAGGTATCGAGTTCCTTGACGCCGGTTCGCCCTGCGCGGTGCTGCGCATCGATGGGACGCGTTTGCAGTTCGATGTGCTGCTCCCCGGGTATGATCGCATTACCGTCAGGTTCCATGCCGAACCTGAAGAGGTGGTCTGGGGCGGCGGCGAGCAGATGAGCTATCTGGCGCTCAACGGTCGCAGCTTTCCGATGTGGACCAGCGAACCGGGCGTGGGGCGCGACAAGACAACCGAACTGACCCGCATCATGGATGAGCAGGGGATGGCCGGCGGAGACTATTGGAATACCAATTACCCGCAACCCACCTTCCTTACCTCTCGGTGGCTTGCCGTGCATCTCGATGCTTCCTGCTACAGCGTGCTCGATTTCTCGGACCCCGCCGCGCACCGCGTCGAGGTGTGGAGCGGATGCGCCCGCTTCGAACTGTTTGCCTCCAGCGGGCCCCTGGAGCTGGTTTCGGCACTATCGGCGAGGTTCGGCCGCCAGCCGGCCTTGCCCGAATGGGCCATCGGCGGCGCGATTGTCGGCCTCAAGTCAGGTGCGAGCAGTTTTGAACGGCTGGAACGCTTCATCGATGCCGGCGCGGCCGTGTCAGGCCTGTGGTGCGAGGACTGGGCCGGCATTCGCGAGACAAGCTTCGGGCGCCGCCTGTTCTGGGACTGGGTCGGGTCTGAGCGCAGTGAGGCCCGATATCCCGATCTCACGGCGTCCATCGCGACGCTTGCCAAGCGGGGCATTCGTTTCCTCGCTTATGCCAATCCTTACCTGGCGGTCGACGGGACGCTCTATGAGGAAGCCCTGGCAGGCGGTCACTTCTGCCTGCGTCAGGACAGTGACGAGGTCTATCTCGTCGACTTCGGCGAGTTCGACTGCGGTGTCCTCGATTTCACCCGGGAAGAAACGCGCGACTGGTTCGCCGAACGTATCCTTGGGCGCGAAATGCTGGATATCGGAATTTCCGGATGGATGGCGGATTTCGGCGAGTACCTGCCGACCGATCTGCGCCTCGCCGACGGATCCGACGCCATGGAAGCCCATAATCGCTGGCCGGTCCTGTGGGCGCAGGTCAATGCGAAAGCCTTGGCTTCGCGCGGTAGGACAGGCGATGCGCTCTTCTTCATGCGGGCCGGCTTTTCCGGGGTGCAAGCCTATTGTCCGCTGTTGTGGGCCGGAGACCAGTGCGTCGATTTCACGCGCCATGACGGCATCGGGACGGTCGTGACTGCCGCGCTTTCTTCGGGGCTGGTCGGCAATGCCTACAGCCACTCCGATTGTGGCGGCTACACATCGCTCCACGGCAATGTCCGCAGCGTCGAGCTGATGCAGCGTTGGTGCGAGCTGTCGGCCTTTGCGCCGGTCATGCGCAGCCACGAGGGCAATCGCCCCGATGACAACCTCCAGTTCGATTCCTCATCTGAATTGCTGGATTGCTTTGCGCGCTGGAGCCGGGTCCACGCGCATCTGGCACCCTACGTCCGCCACTTGTGCCACGAGGCGCAAGGGGCGGGTCTTCCTGCCCAGAGGCCATTGTTCCTGCATTATCCCGATGAACCTGCATTGTTTACGGTGCAGGATCAGTTCCTCTACGGTGCCGACATGGTCGTGGCACCCGTCATCGAAGAGGGAGCCGAGGCGCGCCGGGTGATCCTGCCGGGCAGCGGTGTCTGGAGACATTGCTGGACGGGCAAGGTTTACGCACCCGGAGTTGCCGAGGTTCCCGCTCCGATAGGGCAGCCGCCTGTGTTCTATCGGCCGGACAGTGCCTTCGCGCAGCTGTTTGCCGGACTGGAAGGGGTGTTGCGGGGATGAGTGAGCGGGCGAATATCAGGGACGTGGCAGCCATGGCCGGTGTGGCGGTGAAGACGGTCAGCCGCGTGCTCAACGGGCATCCCTACGTCAGCGCGGATACGCGTGCGCGGGTCGAGGAGGCCATGCAGAAGCTCGATTTTCGCCCGAGCGTTGCCGCCCGCATCCTGTCCGGATCGAAATCCAACCAGATCGCCCTGATCTACGACAACCACAGCCCTTTCTACATGTTCCAGATCCAGACCGGATGCTGGGAACAGTGCAAGCAGCACAACATCCGCCTGCTTGCCCAGCCGGTCGACGTGACCGATCCGACCGTTGGCGAACAGGTGCGCGGTCTTGTGACCGAGACGCATGTCGACGGGATCATCCTGTCCTCGCCAGTCACCGACTGCGAACCGGTGCTGCGCGCACTCGAGGCGCTCGACCTGCCTTTCGTGCGGATCTCGCCGGGTACCAACCATGCGCTCACCAGCTCGGTGTTCATGGATGACACGCAGGCCGCAGATGACATGACGACCTACCTGATCAACCAGGGCCATCGCCGTATCGGTTTCATAAAGGGACACCAAAGCCACATGGCGTCCGAAGATCGCCTCTTCGGCTATCGCCGGGCACTTGACCGGGTCGGCATCCAGTTCGAACCTTCGCTCGTCTTCGAAGGCGAGTTCGATTTCGAAAGCGGCGTGCGGGCGGCGCAGTACCTGCTCGACCTGCCCGAAGTGCCGACCGCTATCTTCGCGTCGAACG comes from the Novosphingobium pentaromativorans US6-1 genome and includes:
- a CDS encoding alpha-glucosidase; protein product: MEVRILDAGDGFDLEYRGRVVLRHRESCPALDIARGKSCVEMYRGNFSISDEPSGRIIPAKWRRADGGIEFLDAGSPCAVLRIDGTRLQFDVLLPGYDRITVRFHAEPEEVVWGGGEQMSYLALNGRSFPMWTSEPGVGRDKTTELTRIMDEQGMAGGDYWNTNYPQPTFLTSRWLAVHLDASCYSVLDFSDPAAHRVEVWSGCARFELFASSGPLELVSALSARFGRQPALPEWAIGGAIVGLKSGASSFERLERFIDAGAAVSGLWCEDWAGIRETSFGRRLFWDWVGSERSEARYPDLTASIATLAKRGIRFLAYANPYLAVDGTLYEEALAGGHFCLRQDSDEVYLVDFGEFDCGVLDFTREETRDWFAERILGREMLDIGISGWMADFGEYLPTDLRLADGSDAMEAHNRWPVLWAQVNAKALASRGRTGDALFFMRAGFSGVQAYCPLLWAGDQCVDFTRHDGIGTVVTAALSSGLVGNAYSHSDCGGYTSLHGNVRSVELMQRWCELSAFAPVMRSHEGNRPDDNLQFDSSSELLDCFARWSRVHAHLAPYVRHLCHEAQGAGLPAQRPLFLHYPDEPALFTVQDQFLYGADMVVAPVIEEGAEARRVILPGSGVWRHCWTGKVYAPGVAEVPAPIGQPPVFYRPDSAFAQLFAGLEGVLRG
- a CDS encoding LacI family DNA-binding transcriptional regulator yields the protein MSERANIRDVAAMAGVAVKTVSRVLNGHPYVSADTRARVEEAMQKLDFRPSVAARILSGSKSNQIALIYDNHSPFYMFQIQTGCWEQCKQHNIRLLAQPVDVTDPTVGEQVRGLVTETHVDGIILSSPVTDCEPVLRALEALDLPFVRISPGTNHALTSSVFMDDTQAADDMTTYLINQGHRRIGFIKGHQSHMASEDRLFGYRRALDRVGIQFEPSLVFEGEFDFESGVRAAQYLLDLPEVPTAIFASNDDMAAGVLAEAHTRGIEIPAQLSVTGFDDTTLARTVWPPLTTIHQPMAELAQTATEILIAGNEITHRRLPHSLIERASVAPPLRKTI